Proteins encoded within one genomic window of Neoarius graeffei isolate fNeoGra1 chromosome 18, fNeoGra1.pri, whole genome shotgun sequence:
- the LOC132866278 gene encoding verrucotoxin subunit beta-like — translation MEPKIIQMAALGRALYPGMLYDCRSDSFIPGVTLWDKQALSNGLDVHDQTKTYVNLAASDSVSEKANLLDVSASLKASFLGGLVEVGGSAKYLTDTTSSTRQCRVTMQYSQTTKFEQLTMKELGNITYPQVFEQKTATHVVTAVLYGASAFMVFDYTSAENENKQVVEGSLYAAVKKIPTISIEGQASLQMSESEKNLAENMNVTFYGDYELEENPTTYTEALRACKRLPSLLKERGSKGVPVTVWLYPLTLLDRRAAKLVREISMSLVSKTENLLEELSEVQRRCNDLIKNPITLDFPDIKDKLLWFKDLVCDYKISFQKALVSVLPGIRSGELENKALGGILTKHYSSPFTDNSLNKWLDNIRTELNILNSYTSGLKDITVVTSAGLLNSILFDPDVDVVVCLSFTSLNNEDSYLAGLQDFVDSEGQNTSSVQVTQPWFASFDISEKMRKNLSLFTRFSDISKNEKRMKFLIVSIHDPSNPGTSIRLYQNGLLKNAAFQPVSKPSPPTVDTSAGQVTLKLSKSPTGETIQFRVEYRMTPPTDSADDDEAWTITKTSDAQPRFIVTGLKAADKYWVRYRAVGVVGMSEASNSVPFTFQGKIDFTVDPWDLSMPSLWNNLRTKLMTSKGMSRWSASTIESEVTDIVENPKRHYGGPVSRRLKPGMAVYTQGVVLPNAKSFEIALTQVTKEGYNTVFHMYCHIAEKYVAYNTCKNNTWHSVERIPGCPLSERSSFDVFLVITSEGYEVQLNGQRHHFFKHRMPVENVSNFGSYGDIQLTIFGIVPNWNTSTFATELNISGVSRTKYSDIQSDVPHPVCNPQTMYSGKIPVALRPGVALFFQGVFPSDGDNISINLQTGVESGYDIALHISLRLPSTIVLNTCNNGVWQKEEYIQSNPFVKGGAFDIFIITKPEGYEVVVNGLEIYTFEHRIPVEKVNSIRLGLVFINKLAVIEAYDVNIKAINPASV, via the exons ATGGAGCCCAAAATCATTCAGATGGCAGCCCTGGGAAGGGCCCTGTATCCTGGCATGCTGTACGACTGCCGCAGTGATTCTTTTATTCCCG GTGTTACTTTATGGGACAAGCAAGCTTTAAGTAATGGTCTTGATGTGCATGACCAGACTAAAACATATGTCAATCTTGCTGCCTCTGATAGTGTCAGTGAAAAGGCCAACCTCCTAGATGTGAGCGCTTCCCTTAAAGCTAGTTTCTTAGGGGGGTTGGTGGAGGTTGGAGGATCAGCCAAGTATCTGACTGATACCACATCCTCAACACGTCAGTGCAGagttactatgcagtacagccagacaacaaaatttgaaCAACTCACTATGAAGGAGCTTGGCAATATCACCTATCCACAAGTATTTgaacagaaaacagccactcatgtAGTTACAGCTGTATTGTATGGAGCTTCTGCTTTCATGGTATTTGATTATACAAGTGCAGAAAATGAGAACAAACAGGTTGTTGAAGGAAGCCTTTATGCAGCGGTCAAGAAGATCCCTACCATTTCCATCGAGGGGCAAGCGTCCCTACAGATGAGTGAATCTGAAAAGAACTTAGCTGAGAATATGAACGTCACCTTCTATGGTGATTATGAGCTTGAAGaaaaccccaccacatacactgaGGCTCTGAGGGCATGCAAGAGGTTGCCCAGTCTGCTGAAGGAAAGAGGCAGCAAAGGTGTACCAGTGACTGTATGGCTGTATCCTCTCACACTTTTGGATCGTAGAGCTGCTAAATTGGTGAGAGAAATCAGCATGAGCCTGGTGTCTAAAACAGAAAATTTGTTGGAGGAGCTCAGTGAAGTGCAGAGAAGATGCAATGATTTGATCAAAAACCCAATTACATTGGATTTCCCTGACATAAAAGACAAGTTGCTATGGTTTAAAGACTTAGTATGTGATTATAAGATATCATTCCAGAAGGCACTGGTCAGTGTTTTACCAGGTATTCGGAGTGGGGAACTGGAAAACAAGGCATTGGGAGGCATCCTGACCAAACATTACTCATCACCCTTCACAGATAACAGCCTGAACAAATGGCTAGACAACATTAGGACTGAATTAAATATTCTGAATTCTTATACCAGTGGGCTGAAGGATATAACAGTTGTGACATCAGCAGGGTTACTTAATTCAATCCTCTTTGATCCTGATGTTGATGTGGTGGTTTGCTTGTCATTCACATCTTTAAATAATGAAGACTCCTACCTAGCAGGTTTACAAGACTTTGTGGATTCCGAAGGGCAAAACACTTCATCAGTTCAAGTAACACAGCCTTGGTTTGCTTCTTTTGACATTTCTGAAAAGATGAGGAAGAATCTTTCTCTCTTTACaagattttcagatatcagtaaaaatgAGAAGAGAATGAAGTTCCTAATTGTTTCCATCCATGACCCCAGCAATCCAGGAACCTCCATCCGACTTTATCAGAATGGCCTTCtgaaaaacgctgcattccagcctgTATCCAAACCTTCTCCACCCACAGTAGATACCAGTGCTGGGCAAGTCACCCTAAAGCTTTCAAAATCTCCAACTGGAGAGACAATTCAGTTTAGAGTTGAATACAGGATGACACcaccaactgattcagcagatgaTGATGAGGCATGGACCATCACCAAAACTTCAGATGCACAGCCCAGATTCATAGTGACTGGACTAAAGGCAGCAGACAAATACTGGGTCCGATACAGAGCTGTTGGTGTTGTGGGCATGAGTGAAGCCAGCAATTCTGTCCCCTTCACCTTTCAAGGGAAGATTGATTTCACAGTGGATCCATGG GACCTCTCCATGCCTTCCCTCTGGAATAACCTCAGGACTAAACTAATGACCAGCAAGGGCATGTCACGATGGTCTGCCTCTACTATCGAATCAGAGGTTACAGATATTGTCGAAAATCCT AAAAGGCACTACGGCGGCCCAGTTTCTAGAAGGTTGAAACCCGGAATGGCTGTGTACACACAAGGGGTTGTTTTGCCCAACGCAAAATC GTTTGAAATAGCTCTTACACAGGTGACAAAAGAAGGTTACAATACTGTTTTTCACATGTACTGTCACATTGCTGAGAAGTATGTGGCCTATAACACCTGCAAGAATAACACCTGGCATAGCGTAGAACGCATACCAGGGTGTCCCCTTTCTGAACGATCATCATTTGATGTTTTTTTGGTGATCACATCAGAAGGCTATGAG GTACAATTAAATGGGCAGAGGCATCACTTCTTCAAACACCGCATGCCAGTGGAGAACGTGAGTAATTTTGGCAGTTATGGAGACATCCAACTAACCATCTTTGGTATTGTCCCG AACTGGAACACATCTACCTTTGCTACGGAACTAAACATATCTGGCGTCTCACGCACAAAGTATTCTGACATTCAGTCTGATGTGCCACATCCAGTCTGCAACCCT CAAACAATGTATTCTGGCAAAATCCCAGTAGCCTTGAGACCTGGTGTGGCTTTGTTCTTCCAAGGGGTTTTTCCTTCAGATGGTGATAA CATTTCCATAAATTTGCAGACTGGGGTGGAGAGTGGTTATGACATTGCTCTACACATCAGCCTCCGTTTGCCCAGTACTATAGTTCTGAACACCTGCAACAATGGGGTGTGGCAAAAGGAAGAATATATTCAAAGTAACCCATTTGTCAAAGGAGGAGCCTTTGATATTTTCATCATTACTAAACCAGAAGGCTATGAG GTGGTCGTGAATGGCCTGGAAATCTACACGTTCGAACACCGTATACCAGTGGAGAAAGTGAATTCAATTCGGCTGGGTTTGGTCTTCATTAACAAGCTTGCAGTTATTGAA gcATATGATGTTAATATAAAAGCCATCAATCCTGCCAGTGTTTGA